The stretch of DNA GCTCACCCACATTCAAGAAGGTTCAGGAGACAGGGGATCCAATGGCGGATTGAAGCCCCGTGAAAGAACATCTGAATGAGGACATATAAGGATGGGCCGTGCGGGGAGAAAGTGAACGCTGCCGCACAGAAGGATCACCGCGACCGGCCCCATCTTTCATCGCCCGACCGGACATCCGATGGCCTTTTTTTCATGAACCCTGCACTTCCGAACCCGCCCACCGGAATTCTCGCCACAGATCCATCCCGCGATTGGACCGGGAAGACAGAAGGGTAAGAACCGGCCACCCACCGAAGAAAAATATAATCGAACCAGATCAGAAAAAAACGCCCCTGTTGAAATCCCATTCGGGCGTGCCTGCGCCGGAGGACTACGCCCCTGGACCGCCGCTCATGATAGGCAGGAATACAGTAACTCTCCCCCCGGACGTCCCGTTCGCTCTTTTCGGAGTCCATCGCAATTGGGAGTCCGGAGGTGAAACCCCCAGCGCGGTGCGGGCGTTGTGCGACCGCATGAAATTTCAGGGTACGCCTCTGCCGGGGCCTGCCGCCCCGTAAAACTGCGATTGGGGCAGGGACAGGCAAACCACGCCGGCATGACCGCCCATCATTTCTCATCAAGAGAGGCCCCGCTCCTCCCGCCCTCGCATATCCAGGGCAATCGTGTGCGGGGTCCGGGGGTGCAACCCCCGGCGCGGGGCGGAGGTTGTGTGCGGGTACGGAATCAGATTCTCCCTCTGCCGCGGGGCCTGCCGTCCCTTAAAACTGCGATTGGAGCAGGAACGGGCAAACACGCCAGCCGGACCATCAGGATTTTTTCATCGACAGATGCTCCGCCCGATCCTTCCCCGCATGTCAGGAGCAATCGTGCGCGCGGAGTAATTTTTTGTAGTTTTTTCGGCTTTGCAGAAATCTTCACTTTTCCCGGTGCGAAGCATTATTCATTCGCTTTCTTCCATCTTCGCGCCGGGAGTTCATACTTCCGGACGGACAGGATCAGATCAACCGGGAGGTCGAGAGCACCATAAACCGTATGATGCTATATGTAACTGTGGGGGATCCGACGACCCTCAGAGCCCCCGGACGAGAGATCCCTGCCGCACCTATCATCGCAAGCGCGCGAGACCGGCAGAAGCATACCGGTAATATTGATACCCACAAAAACCAATGCGTCAGCATACAATGGGACAGCCGGAAGACCGCTCCGACGAGATCAACAAATACCGGAAGTTCAGGAAGGTCGAAGGCTCGACCTACCACCGCGTCAACCAGTTTCTCCGCAAACACACCTACATCACCGCGCGCGAGTGGGCGATAGCCCGCCTCTGCGCCGACTTCCAGACCACGAGCGGGGCCGAGATGACCTTCATCGGCGCACACCTGCCAGAACTCGTCCCGTTCATGACCGAACCCTACACGCCGCAGGCGGTGAACCAGGCCCGCAACGCCTTTCGGAACAAGGTGAAGATGGCCGGGGCGACATTCTTCTACGGCGCCCTCTGCGGTTTTTTCACGCCCGAAGAGCTCGACGACATCCTCTTCGAGTCGAGCGAGGTGGCGCGGTTCCTGATGGAAATCGAGGGGACGGCCCTTGAGATCGACGAGGAGATCGACCTCGAAGACCGGGTCGCCGCCGTCATGAAGAACGTCTCGCGTTCTTCGGCCGAAATCCTCAAAGAGCGAATAAAAAATTCAGGAAGTGAGAAGGAATGAAGATCATCCAGATCGTCGGCCGGTCCAACACCGGCAAGACCACATTCATCGTGGATCTGATCAGGGAACTGAAGGCGAAGGGAAGCGTCGCCGCCGTCAAGCACCTCGGTCACGACAGGTATGCGATCGAAGAGGGGAAGGACACCACCAGGTACGCAGAGGCGGGCGCAGGGCGATCGGTCGGGATCGACGACGAAAAGGCGGTGACCATCAGCAGCGCGCCAGAACTGACCGCCGTCCTGACCGAACTCTGCGATGCCGGCACCGAGTACTGCATCATCGAGGGGTTCAAGACGATTCCGTTCCCGCGGGTCGTCATCGGCGACCTCGAAACAGAGGACGTCGTCCTGCGAAACCCGGCCACACCGGCAGAAGTGATCGAGCGCCTCGACCGGTTCGAGGAGTTCCAGACGATGCAGGGCGTCGTCAGGGAACTGCGGCGCTCCTGCCCGGCAGAACGGGCCGGGTGCATCCTCTCGTTCAACGGCCTCGTCAGGGAGATCACCGGCGAGGAGAGGACCGCGTACATGGACTTCTCCCCCTCGATCGATCCCCTGATCAGGGAGATCGAGGCCGAGGCCGCAGAGACGCCCGGCGTCATCGGCGCGCGTTTCCACCACCGCAAAGGGCGGCTGTACGCCGGCGAGGACATCACCTACTTCGCAATCCTTGCAGAGCACCGGCAGGAGGCTTTTCTGGCCATGAGCCGGGCAATCGACCGGCTTAAGAGCGAAGCCCACAATAAACACTGAGGAAGACCATGGGCGACGAACGAGTACAAAAAAGATTGTTCGGGACAAACGGGGTCAGGGGCGTCATCGGTCAGGACATGACGCCGGACCTTGCGATGCGGATCGGCAAAGCGCTCGGGACAATGCGCAAAGGGCGGATCGCCATCGGGAGAGATACACGGACCTCGGGAGAGGCCCTTGCATGCGCCGTCTCGGCAGGGCTGATGGCGACCGGGTGCGACGTCGTGGACTGCGGCATCCTGCCAACACCGGCACTGCAGTATATCGTGATGGGCGGGTTCGAGGCGGGGGCAATGATCACCGCCTCGCACAACCCTCCGGAGTACAACGGCGTCAAGATCATCGAGCCCGACGGCACCGAGATGGGAGACGAAGAGACGCTGCACCTTGAAGAGATCCTCTTCTCGGGATCGTTTAAAACCGTGCCCTGGGACGAGGTCGGCGGGAAGAAGAGCGAGCCGAACCTGAGGGAAGCCTACATCGATGCCATCGTGGGCCATTTCCCTCCCGGCATCGGGCAGGGCATGACCGTCGTTGTCGACCCCGGTTCAGGCCCGGCGGCACAGACCACCCCGCAGATCCTCGCGCGCCTGGGCTGCACCGTCCACACGATCAACGGTCAGATGGACGGCCGGTTCCCGGGCCGCCTCCCTGAACCGAGCCCTGAAGGGCTCGCGCCCCTTGCCGAACTGGTCAGGGAAACCGGCGCCGCCTTCGGCGTTGCCCACGACGGCGACGCCGACAGGGCGGTGTTCATCGACAACCTCGGCAGGTATGTCGAAGAAAACAGGGAGTTCGGCCTTGTGGAAGGCTTCATCTGCAAACAGACAAAAGGGCTCGTCGTCACCCCGGTATCCACCTCGCTGATCGCCGGGGCGGTGGCAGAAGAGAACGGGTGTGAAGTGGAGTTCACGCCGGTCGGGAGCATCTATGTCGCCAGGCAGATGCGCAAACTCATCGCCGCCGGAAAACCCGTCGCCTTTGGAGGAGAAGGAAACGGCGGGCTCATCTACCCGGAGCACCAGTTCTGCCGCGACGGCGGCATGACCGCCGCAATGATGGTCGGCCTGCTCCATGCGGCGGGCGCACCTCTCGCCGCCCTCCTGGACGCCATGCCGGCCTACCACATCATCAAAGAGAAGATCAGGACAGAACATGCCGCAGATGTCATCGCCTCCTTAAAGATGCGGCATGCAGGCGAGGACATCGACTGCCGGGACGGCATCAGGATCAACCGGCAGGGAGCCTGGGCACTCGTCCGCCCCTCGGGAACCGAACCGATGATGCGAGTCATCGTCGAGGCGGAAGATGAAAAAACCGGCACCGCATTCTTTGCCGACATCATGGCAGAGATCAGGGCATCGGCCCCGGATATCGCCCGTTAGAAGTAAAATAACCCCCCACTATTTTTATCTCCACTTTTGGATATTAAAGCCCTCTTCAGGGGCCTCTCCCCTATTGCCCTGACCAAACCCCTTCAATTGATATAAATACCCTCAATTCATTTTATCTTATAGAATATTCTGAGACACCATAGAGAAACTTTTTTAACTATTGCTATATTATATTCTGGTAGGAAAAACCTTGCCAGAAACTGAAGCCGATATTTTAAAGAAAATACAAACAGTGGTGGCGCGGGGGGAGCAAAGCGAAATTGAGCTGCTTCTGAACGACATTTCTCAGATATCGAAGAGAAAGGAAAAGAAAGAACTGCTGGAGGCAATCCACTCCACGGTCATCGAGATGGCGTTTCGGGAAAATCACCCTGAACTGACAAAACTGCCTGCAGTCCTTCCGAAAGATGAGATCTACGATCACATACGCCGCGCCTCGCGGATCTTTATCGATACAAAAGACCGGGCATGGCTCCAGGCGGTCTACGACCTCTCCGGATCGCTCGACCGGAAAAGTTCGCAGTCGATGATCCTCTCCGAAGTTACAAAAGAGATCATCGAGGCCGGTGTGGACCGGGCAGAGGCCGAACTGATCGATGCCGGGATGGAGGTCTTCCACCAGATCAGTTTCCGAAAATACCGCTCAGCCATACTGATGGACATCGTCCCGCTCCATATCGTCTGGAGCATCACCATCAGGGACACATCCCTTCTCACCGAGGCCCTCAAAATGATCGAGGGAATTGGAGACATTTCAAAGCGCTCCCTGCTGCAGAGCGAGGTCACCAGGGCAATCGGGCGGATCGGTGTCGCAAAACGGGATTTTCCCACCATCATTCTGGCGCTGGAGAACGCTGCGGAGATCAAACAGAAGATCCGGCGTATCGCCTCGATCAACGTCATCGTGGCACAGGTATGGAAGTCTCCGCTGAGCACGCAGGTCTCAGACATCCCTGCAGTCTTAAAAACGCTCGAACACCTGCCCGAGACGCAACTCTCAGAGGTTGCAGCCGCCCTCACCGGCGAGATGATCAGCCGGGCCAGCGACAAAGGGGCGGCGATCGCCATGCTCGAAGGCGTGGAGAAGACCTACCCCTTCACCCTGCAGGCGATCATCGGCGAACTCCTCCAGGCTGCAGAGCGAAACGGCGACCCCTACTTCCTTGAGGCGGCCCTGAGGTTCAACTCCCGCCTCAGACCCGAGGACGAGGTCCAGATCAAAGAGATTGTCAGGGCCGGTACGGCAGTGGTCGAGCGGACGGGAGAGGCAAAGTTCCTCCTCGATATCGTCCCTCTGATCGAAGAGGCGGTTTCAGGGCCGCGTGCATTTGCCGTCTACCTCCAGCTTGTCCAGACTATGCTCGGCCGCGGGGCATTTTCGCACGCCGTCGATATCTTCGGGAAGATCACCTCGTTCTCAGAGATCATCCAGACCGGAACGCAGTTCTGGGACACCTCGGTCATGCTCGTCAGCGCAGGGGTGCTGAGGGACCGGGTCGACCAGATCAGGGACCGGGTCTTCGCACTGATGGATACCGAGACGAAAGAAAGCCTGATCCAGCGGAGCATTACAGAGATCGCCAGAAACACCAGTTTCGGTGAGATCATCCACCACATCTCCTCCATCGTCGCCCTCGCCGGCCTCCACCGCCACCGCGATGATCAACTGCTCCTGGCGATCGATCACCTGATCGAACGAAAATTCATCGATTCGCTGGACCCGTCGTACCTGGTGGAGATCGCCCGCCAGATCAGCAACCGCGAGATCAGCGGTGCGGCCGTCTCCCGGATCGTTGCAAACATGTCAGATTTCGGCGTCTCTCACCAGAACCGGGACTACCTCCAGAGGGCCGTCGGTCTCACGTGTGAGATCAGGGTGCAGAAGATCAGGTCGGAGGCGCTCTGCAGCGTCATCGACCGTGCCGCCGATCTCGCCGTCTCCCAGGGCGATCTCACGCTCCTGAAACGAATGCGGGGCTGGACCGATCCTCTCCTCGAAAAAGAATTCGGCCTCTACACCACCGGAAACATCGTCAAAGGGATGGTGAAGTACGGCATCAACAGGATAGCGCCCCACGCCCTGGAAAACGCCTATGAGGTGGCCGGCGATATCGACGACCCCTCCCTCCGGCAGCAGCTCAACGAACTGATCATTGAGGGGCTGATCAGAGTAGGGTGCCTGATGATGCAGGAACCGCTCACGGCAGAGAGTAGAAACCTGCTGGAGAACAGAATTGCGGTGTTCAGACGGGCGAACAAGATCCTCGGCGATACCGTGACCGAACGGCGCTACTCCATCAGGATCGCCCGCGGCATCGACATCATCACAGAATATCTGTCAGACACCAGGAACCCCTACTACGCCATACCCCTCGTGATGTTTGTCCTGGAGATCAGGAGCCAGGTCGAGCGGGACGCCATGGTGGCGCGGATCGCCGCCGAGTTCGAGCCGTACATCGACGACCTCGCCTCCACCGATCCGTACGAAATGATGGCGTTTCTGCTCCAGCGCCTCGAATATGCGAGCGGTTCGCCCGAGGTCATGGACCTGACGAAGTCGCTCCTCCTCCAGATCGCAAACCCCTATACCAGATATTCAGGGATGTGCACGCTCGCCGAGGGCTACCTCAGGATACACGATCTCGAACGGGGCTGGAGCGTCCTCAGGGAGATCCACGAGGGTGTCGGAGAACTGACGGTAGCCCACGAAAAAGCCCTGATCCTCTCCGACATCGCAGGGCTGATGGCGAAGGTTGACCCGGAGGAGGCATATGACTGTTTCCAGGAAGCGATGGCCCTTCTGCCGGCGGTTGACCCGGAGATGGGAGGGATCGTCCGGAAACATCTGGTCTTCTCCCTGGTAAGCCTCCACGCGATCGAGCCGCGAGAGGAGAACATTGCGGCGGTCACCGGACTGATAGAGGCGATCGAAGATCCGACCGATTACGTGAACTCTCTCATCTCCGCCTTCACCCTTGTTGCCCAGGGCGACAGGGCAAAAAATGTAATGGAAAGTATCTACGCCGGTATCGACGCCATTCCTCTCCCCTACGACCGGGCGTCGATGCTCCTCTCGGTTGTCCCGATCGCGGTGAGGTCGGGCGAGAAGGGCGACGCGGAACGGCTTCTCGTCGAGGCCGATGCCCTGACGGCGGATATACATATCCCGGTCGTCTCTGCCCTGGTAAAGAAGGGCATCTGCCAGATGTACCTGATGCTGGCCGCCACAGAAAAGAACGAGGCCTACAAAAAGAAGGGAATCGAGGTCGTCAGGAGTATTGAGGACGAGATCCTCAGAATACGGACCTTCGGGGAGATCGGGATCAGCACCGTTGAAGAGGTCGAGGATCCGGCGTTCAGGCGCCTCATGGAAGCGGCAGAGGAGGTGCTCGCCGCAGGTTCCGCCCACCCCGACATCTCCTCTCTCGAATATCTTATCGAAGGAGTTTCCGACCGGGCGCAGCGCGCGCGCTACTGCTTTGAATTATTCCTGCATTTCAGGGATGCCGGACGCGAGCGGGCGGCAGACAACATCCTCCTCCTCGGCCTCGACGAGGCGAGCATCATCAGGCCCCTCTCCAGAAGAGTCTATGTCCTCTGCGGCCTGGCGCTCTCCCTCCAGAGCATCGGGGAAAAGAAAAAGAGCAGAGACATCATCGGAATGGCGGTGAACGCCGCTACAAATATCAGGCAGGACGATCTGCGCGACGAAGTGTTCAACGAGCTTGACGTTGTCATGCGGGTGATGCAGGAAGGGAGGGTATGAAGACGATCAGGGTGCGGGTCACCGGCAAGGTCCAGCACGTCGGTTTTCGGGCCTGCACCAGAAAGATCGCCACGACCCTCGGGATCGGGGGGGCGGTGCGGAACCTCCAGAACGGCACCGTCGAGATCGATGCCACCGGCGATGATGCGGTCCTGGAAAAGTTCCTGGGGATGATCTATACCTGTCCAAGGGTGGTGATACGGGACCTGGAGATCGAGGACCTTCCGCTTTCCAGGTACGCCGAGTTCAGCATCTGCCGGGAGACCGGTCAGTAGACCGGCGAAAATTCTGTCCCTGAGAGAAGGGCGCAGGCATAGTCGCGCACCACGGTATTGATCCGGCCGTCGTCAAGGGTACGGCGGATGCCGCCGAGCAGGTTTTGTATAAGATTTTCAGAAAGGTAGCAGCGCCGATCGCCGGTATCGTAGTCGCAGGCAGAGATCCCTCCCCGCGCAAGGGAGAAGACCGTTTCATCGATCATTAACGGTTTGAACCCGTCGATGATATCGTAGATCAGGCCCCCGGCCCCTTCGTGCAGGGTGCCGGAGTCCGGGTCCAGCCCTGCGGCCGAGAGCGTTACGTCTGCCGAACCATAGAGGACGGCGTAGCCGAACGAGAGCATGGCATTGACGGGATCGATATGGGGTCTCCTCCCCCGCCGCCTGAACCCGAGTTCTGCCGGGATGGTGCGCGCCATGATCTCGTAATACATGTCACTGACCAGTTTGTGAAGCCGGCGGACCTCCTCCATTCTGATAAGAAAGGGCAACTCCTCGCGCGACCGGTGGAGGAACTCGAGTTCTCCTTCGTACAGGAGATCCCAGCCGTGAGCATTGCCATAACGCTCGATCGCAAGGATACGCGCGTCGATCCCGGCCTGAGCAAAGATCAGGGCGACGGAGTGACACGATACCTTCTGCTGGGCGAACCTGATCGTTTCAGCGTCCTGCGGGTGGGGCGGATTGATCTGGCCGGCCGGGAAGCCGTCGGCGTCAAAAAATGATATGGTTGCCCCGGCCCTGACGAGGGCGACGACAGCGGAGGTGTGGATGGTATGCCCGCCGACGACGATGAGGTGACCGACCCTGCCAATATCATAGCGCTCCTCA from Methanofollis liminatans DSM 4140 encodes:
- a CDS encoding DUF5806 family protein, which codes for MGQPEDRSDEINKYRKFRKVEGSTYHRVNQFLRKHTYITAREWAIARLCADFQTTSGAEMTFIGAHLPELVPFMTEPYTPQAVNQARNAFRNKVKMAGATFFYGALCGFFTPEELDDILFESSEVARFLMEIEGTALEIDEEIDLEDRVAAVMKNVSRSSAEILKERIKNSGSEKE
- the mobB gene encoding molybdopterin-guanine dinucleotide biosynthesis protein B, with product MKIIQIVGRSNTGKTTFIVDLIRELKAKGSVAAVKHLGHDRYAIEEGKDTTRYAEAGAGRSVGIDDEKAVTISSAPELTAVLTELCDAGTEYCIIEGFKTIPFPRVVIGDLETEDVVLRNPATPAEVIERLDRFEEFQTMQGVVRELRRSCPAERAGCILSFNGLVREITGEERTAYMDFSPSIDPLIREIEAEAAETPGVIGARFHHRKGRLYAGEDITYFAILAEHRQEAFLAMSRAIDRLKSEAHNKH
- the glmM gene encoding phosphoglucosamine mutase, with amino-acid sequence MGDERVQKRLFGTNGVRGVIGQDMTPDLAMRIGKALGTMRKGRIAIGRDTRTSGEALACAVSAGLMATGCDVVDCGILPTPALQYIVMGGFEAGAMITASHNPPEYNGVKIIEPDGTEMGDEETLHLEEILFSGSFKTVPWDEVGGKKSEPNLREAYIDAIVGHFPPGIGQGMTVVVDPGSGPAAQTTPQILARLGCTVHTINGQMDGRFPGRLPEPSPEGLAPLAELVRETGAAFGVAHDGDADRAVFIDNLGRYVEENREFGLVEGFICKQTKGLVVTPVSTSLIAGAVAEENGCEVEFTPVGSIYVARQMRKLIAAGKPVAFGGEGNGGLIYPEHQFCRDGGMTAAMMVGLLHAAGAPLAALLDAMPAYHIIKEKIRTEHAADVIASLKMRHAGEDIDCRDGIRINRQGAWALVRPSGTEPMMRVIVEAEDEKTGTAFFADIMAEIRASAPDIAR
- a CDS encoding acylphosphatase, producing MKTIRVRVTGKVQHVGFRACTRKIATTLGIGGAVRNLQNGTVEIDATGDDAVLEKFLGMIYTCPRVVIRDLEIEDLPLSRYAEFSICRETGQ
- the cas1 gene encoding CRISPR-associated endonuclease Cas1 — protein: MTEHLREWVTVAGSGGHIRATRNTLTVLKGAGEERYDIGRVGHLIVVGGHTIHTSAVVALVRAGATISFFDADGFPAGQINPPHPQDAETIRFAQQKVSCHSVALIFAQAGIDARILAIERYGNAHGWDLLYEGELEFLHRSREELPFLIRMEEVRRLHKLVSDMYYEIMARTIPAELGFRRRGRRPHIDPVNAMLSFGYAVLYGSADVTLSAAGLDPDSGTLHEGAGGLIYDIIDGFKPLMIDETVFSLARGGISACDYDTGDRRCYLSENLIQNLLGGIRRTLDDGRINTVVRDYACALLSGTEFSPVY